GGAAAATGAAAACCAAGTTAATCCCATGTTAAAAATTTTATTTTCCCTAAAACTTTTTATCCCTATACTCCTAGTAGCACCGGAAGCACCATTGGTCGCTTTGCGGTTTCTTGAAAGAGGAATTTACTGACGTTATCAGTCACCTGGTCTTTAATATAGTCAAAATCAATCGGATTCATTCCAGCACTCATATCTTCGATAGTTTTTTTTGCTATAAGACGAGCATGATGCAGGAGGTCTTGAGATTCTCGAAGATATACGAATCCACGTGAAATAATATCTGGAGATTTTCTAACTTTTCCCGTACGAATATCAACAATGGCAATGATAACAAACATTCCATCCTGCGCGAGCATTTGTCTATCCCGGACGACAACCTCTTGGACGTTGCCAATAGAAAATCCTTCAACAACCATCATACCGGAAGGAGCTCGTTCTTTTCGTACCGAAAGCTTGGTTCCTTTGTCGGTTATCTCTACCACCATACCATTGTCTGGTATTACTATATTTTCTTTAGGGAATCCGTTTCTTTCTTGGATAAGCTGTGAGTGGATATGGAGCATAGTGTAATTTCCGTATCCAGGCATAAAAAACTTTGCACCGACTGTTTTGTTAATCCACACCAAATCTTCCTGCCGAGCATGTCCGCCTGAGTGAACTTCAAGCGTTTTGTAGTGAATGAGTTTCAAGTCGTGTCGATAAAGGTTATCTTTCAGTTTTTGTATACTCACTTCATTGCCGGGGATAATCGATGAGGAAAGCATCACGGTGTCACGGGCGTTGAATTTTATATATTTGTGCTGATTCGTCGCAATTCTCATGAGCGCTGCAAATTCTTCTCCTTGTGCACCTGTTGCAATAACCACAATACGATCTGGGGGATACTGGTCTATGTTTTGTGGGGCAATAATAGTATCCTCTTTTGGTTTGAGTAATCCCGCGAGCTTAGCAATTTCTATATTGGTTTTAATACTTCTTCCTTCCAAAATAATTTTTTTGTTATGGCGTTCACATATCTCAATAATTTTAACCATACGGTCAAATTGAGATGCGAATGTTCCAATAATAAGTCGTCCGGTTGTAGTTTTGACAACCTGCTCAATGTTTTTTTGAACCTCTTTTTCTGAAACTGAAAATCCTTCTACTTCAGCGTTTGTTGAATCTGCAATAAGAAGTAAGTTGTTCTCTTTTCCTATGTTTCCCCATGTTTTTTCTTCTTTTTCCGTTGCCTTGCCGTTTTCGTGGTCAAGTTTCATGTCACCCGATGCGACGATATTTCCAAATGGCGTACCAATAATGACTCCCATTGAATCGGGAATCGAATGATATACAGGAAAAAATCTTATAGAAAGTTGATTGAACTGTATTTTACTGTCAGGGGTAACAACGTTTATGGTGAGCGGAAGGTTGTTGGGAAATTCTTCTTGACGTTTCTTAATCATGAGTGTGGTCAAGTATTGTGCATAAATAGGCGGATTTCCTATTTTATCCATAATAAATGGAATACCACCGATGTGATCGAGATGTCCGTGGGTGATGACTACTGCGCGAACTTTTGATTTGTGCTCTTCAAGATACTTGAAATTGGGAAGTGTGTAATCTGCTCCCAACGCGTCATCTTCTTTAACGAAATGAAATCCAACATCGAGGACGACAATATCATTGCCGCATTCGACAAGAATCATATTTCTTCCAACTTCTTCGACACCGCCCAGAGGAATAATTCGAACAGTGTCATGAGCTATTGGGGGGACACTCGAACTCTCTCTTCGTTTAGGAATCATTGCTTTTGACCTCATTCTGTCATGTCGTATATTTCCAGTCCCTTTTCCTCTGTTCCCTCTTCCTTTTCCCGCGGACGGCCCTCTTCCTTCTGGGGGTCTACTTGATGGTAAACGATTTCGTTCAAGGAGACTGGCACCATTATGAGTACCTTGTGATCCTGTACCTGATGACGAACTTGTGTGCGGGGTTCCGCCTCCTGTCCTTGCGGGATTAGTATGTCGAACAGGAAAGCGTGAGTGTCCGCCCGCGCCCGTCTGCGGATCTCGCATGGGTGGGCGCGGGTTGTGGGGCGACTGCTGCCCTGGTCGTCTCTGACTGCTTCCCCCTTGTTGAATATTTCTTCCGTCTCTTTCAATCATAAAATTAATTAATTATTTACTTTGTCTCTTAATTGGTTGGTGAGAATGAGTACTGTTACGTTACCCTCATTTAAATTCTAAGTTTTTTATTTTGCATACATCTTCCACACCTGCGCTTTTTCGAGATACCATGTGTGAACCGCAATGAAACGCTCCGATGGTGTTACGACATGTCCAATCGCGACCCCCTTTATATTTTTTGGAAGAACATACGTGAGGTCGGGTGAATATATAAACACCGCAGGAACGTCATCACTCACCATATCTCTAAATGTTGCATA
This genomic window from bacterium contains:
- a CDS encoding ribonuclease J — its product is MIERDGRNIQQGGSSQRRPGQQSPHNPRPPMRDPQTGAGGHSRFPVRHTNPARTGGGTPHTSSSSGTGSQGTHNGASLLERNRLPSSRPPEGRGPSAGKGRGNRGKGTGNIRHDRMRSKAMIPKRRESSSVPPIAHDTVRIIPLGGVEEVGRNMILVECGNDIVVLDVGFHFVKEDDALGADYTLPNFKYLEEHKSKVRAVVITHGHLDHIGGIPFIMDKIGNPPIYAQYLTTLMIKKRQEEFPNNLPLTINVVTPDSKIQFNQLSIRFFPVYHSIPDSMGVIIGTPFGNIVASGDMKLDHENGKATEKEEKTWGNIGKENNLLLIADSTNAEVEGFSVSEKEVQKNIEQVVKTTTGRLIIGTFASQFDRMVKIIEICERHNKKIILEGRSIKTNIEIAKLAGLLKPKEDTIIAPQNIDQYPPDRIVVIATGAQGEEFAALMRIATNQHKYIKFNARDTVMLSSSIIPGNEVSIQKLKDNLYRHDLKLIHYKTLEVHSGGHARQEDLVWINKTVGAKFFMPGYGNYTMLHIHSQLIQERNGFPKENIVIPDNGMVVEITDKGTKLSVRKERAPSGMMVVEGFSIGNVQEVVVRDRQMLAQDGMFVIIAIVDIRTGKVRKSPDIISRGFVYLRESQDLLHHARLIAKKTIEDMSAGMNPIDFDYIKDQVTDNVSKFLFQETAKRPMVLPVLLGV